A stretch of Procambarus clarkii isolate CNS0578487 chromosome 20, FALCON_Pclarkii_2.0, whole genome shotgun sequence DNA encodes these proteins:
- the LOC123755327 gene encoding protein Aster-C isoform X1, with the protein MTVDKSLFSPTRREERTASFVSTRDRPGESPPPPPMPVASLPVYTSRERLDRADNSSESDDAVKTKNGVATERSPCPLEEHHEGKELLNTLIMLPVDKVFNLIFIQEQFMVDVYNTKKTYDVVSSPWQLEESGQRARQVTYAMSLSVSNFVTSKVSYVIEKQVIQTQTQPGQIYIVEVEAVNSGIPYADAFYIFSHYCLAREDDGRTRIIVWATVKYKKTVWGMMRGMIEKNTYSGMEAVLAEVMVQLVTEEDKIASPVAGVRRRRRPCISTSKNSVKHSSKSGVKTSATSSKTCSIAIMVVLTALVALVLGNFVLYNRLSQLENQYSHDKLLASSPAKHLNAPGSWEAVARILQRQELLHQHQLDQWRSSLKEASRTLLQVQESLENVLATLPDYQESLGQTLQRNTQAPTSWLKDLVQGSMQTLMRKHDEDSLQQTSPELVQDSTRQAQRDDSLDSQQ; encoded by the exons ATGACAGTTGACAAG TCACTCTTCAGTCCGACTAGGAGAGAGGAAAGAACTGCCTCTTTCGTTAGTACTAGAGACCGCCCGGGCGAGAGCCCTCCGCCGCCGCCGATGCCTGTGGCGTCACTGCCAGTCTACACCTCCAGGGAGAGACTTGACAGGGCCGACAACTCCTCCGAGAGCGATGATGCCGTCAAAACAAAGAATG gtgtggcgaCTGAGAGGTCGCCGTGCCCCCTGGAGGAGCACCACGAGGGTAAGgagctcctcaacaccctcataaTGCTCCCCGTCGACAAGGTCTTCAACCTCATCTTCATCCAGGAGCAGTTTATGGTCGACGTCTACAATACGAAGAAAACTTACG ATGTGGTGTCTAGTCCCTGGCAGCTGGAGGAGAGTGGTCAGAGGGCGCGGCAAGTGACCTACGCCATGTCACTCTCGGTTTCCAACTTCGTGACCTCCAAAGTTTCTTACGTCATAGAGAAGCAG gtgatACAGACGCAGACGCAGCCAGGGCAGATATATATTGTGGAGGTCGAGGCTGTCAACAGCGGGATCCCCTACGCCGATGCCTTTTACATCTTTTCCCACTACTGCCTGGCGAGGGAGGACGACGGTAGGACGCGGATCATCGTGTGGGCCACCGTTAAGTACAAGAAGACCGTCTGGGGCATGATGAGGG gtatgatagagaagaaCACGTACAGTGGCATGGAGGCTGTGCTGGCGGAGGTGATGGTGCAGCTGGTCACAGAGGAGGATAAGATAGCTTCCCCGGTAGCTGGAGTTCGACGCCGCCGTCGCCCCTGCATCTCCACCAGCAAGAATAGTGTCAAACACTCGTCCAAATCAG GGGTAAAGACATCTGCGACTTCGTCGAAGACCTGCAGTATTGCTATTATGGTGGTGTTGACGGCGCTGGTCGCTCTGGTGTTGGGGAACTTCGTCCTCTACAACAGGCTGAGTCAGCTAGAGAATCAGTATTCGCACGACAAGCTTCTTGCTTCATCTCCCGCTAA GCACTTAAATGCTCCAGGGTCGTGGGAAGCCGTAGCGAGGATCCTGCAGCGTCAGGAGCTCTTGCATCAGCACCAGCTGGACCAATGGAGAAGCAGCCTAAAAGAGGCCTCGCGAACCCTTCTTCAG GTGCAAGAGTCGCTGGAGAATGTCCTGGCGACGCTGCCAGACTACCAGGAGAGCCTTGGACAGACCCTACAGCGGAACACTCAGGCACCGACCAGCTGGCTGAAGGACCTGGTCCAGGGCAGTATGCAGACCTTGATGCGCAAACATGACGAAGATAGCTTGCAACAGACTTCCCCAGAACTGGTGCAGGACAGCACCCGACAGGCGCAGCGTGACGACTCGCTTGATAGTCAACAATAA
- the LOC123755327 gene encoding protein Aster-C isoform X2: protein MPVASLPVYTSRERLDRADNSSESDDAVKTKNGVATERSPCPLEEHHEGKELLNTLIMLPVDKVFNLIFIQEQFMVDVYNTKKTYDVVSSPWQLEESGQRARQVTYAMSLSVSNFVTSKVSYVIEKQVIQTQTQPGQIYIVEVEAVNSGIPYADAFYIFSHYCLAREDDGRTRIIVWATVKYKKTVWGMMRGMIEKNTYSGMEAVLAEVMVQLVTEEDKIASPVAGVRRRRRPCISTSKNSVKHSSKSGVKTSATSSKTCSIAIMVVLTALVALVLGNFVLYNRLSQLENQYSHDKLLASSPAKHLNAPGSWEAVARILQRQELLHQHQLDQWRSSLKEASRTLLQVQESLENVLATLPDYQESLGQTLQRNTQAPTSWLKDLVQGSMQTLMRKHDEDSLQQTSPELVQDSTRQAQRDDSLDSQQ from the exons ATGCCTGTGGCGTCACTGCCAGTCTACACCTCCAGGGAGAGACTTGACAGGGCCGACAACTCCTCCGAGAGCGATGATGCCGTCAAAACAAAGAATG gtgtggcgaCTGAGAGGTCGCCGTGCCCCCTGGAGGAGCACCACGAGGGTAAGgagctcctcaacaccctcataaTGCTCCCCGTCGACAAGGTCTTCAACCTCATCTTCATCCAGGAGCAGTTTATGGTCGACGTCTACAATACGAAGAAAACTTACG ATGTGGTGTCTAGTCCCTGGCAGCTGGAGGAGAGTGGTCAGAGGGCGCGGCAAGTGACCTACGCCATGTCACTCTCGGTTTCCAACTTCGTGACCTCCAAAGTTTCTTACGTCATAGAGAAGCAG gtgatACAGACGCAGACGCAGCCAGGGCAGATATATATTGTGGAGGTCGAGGCTGTCAACAGCGGGATCCCCTACGCCGATGCCTTTTACATCTTTTCCCACTACTGCCTGGCGAGGGAGGACGACGGTAGGACGCGGATCATCGTGTGGGCCACCGTTAAGTACAAGAAGACCGTCTGGGGCATGATGAGGG gtatgatagagaagaaCACGTACAGTGGCATGGAGGCTGTGCTGGCGGAGGTGATGGTGCAGCTGGTCACAGAGGAGGATAAGATAGCTTCCCCGGTAGCTGGAGTTCGACGCCGCCGTCGCCCCTGCATCTCCACCAGCAAGAATAGTGTCAAACACTCGTCCAAATCAG GGGTAAAGACATCTGCGACTTCGTCGAAGACCTGCAGTATTGCTATTATGGTGGTGTTGACGGCGCTGGTCGCTCTGGTGTTGGGGAACTTCGTCCTCTACAACAGGCTGAGTCAGCTAGAGAATCAGTATTCGCACGACAAGCTTCTTGCTTCATCTCCCGCTAA GCACTTAAATGCTCCAGGGTCGTGGGAAGCCGTAGCGAGGATCCTGCAGCGTCAGGAGCTCTTGCATCAGCACCAGCTGGACCAATGGAGAAGCAGCCTAAAAGAGGCCTCGCGAACCCTTCTTCAG GTGCAAGAGTCGCTGGAGAATGTCCTGGCGACGCTGCCAGACTACCAGGAGAGCCTTGGACAGACCCTACAGCGGAACACTCAGGCACCGACCAGCTGGCTGAAGGACCTGGTCCAGGGCAGTATGCAGACCTTGATGCGCAAACATGACGAAGATAGCTTGCAACAGACTTCCCCAGAACTGGTGCAGGACAGCACCCGACAGGCGCAGCGTGACGACTCGCTTGATAGTCAACAATAA
- the LOC123755328 gene encoding protein Aster-C isoform X1: MRVDEGTREDVETVKSYKVMTNGEANSQPQAPCTSTNGHSASFWNGQDRIHEPTETYDANQNNARSCPLVEQHQGKAVLRTLIQLPVDAVFNLLFLHNEFMAEVLAARNVSDIVVTPWEAADAGKRVREMSYTMFLSISNLASKAASVTEKQVVQESLAGETYVVETEATNTGIPYADAFTVCNHYCLSRSSADSTILTVWSLVKYKKNVWNFVKGMLEKNAYNGIDALMLELQARLTVEAEKVANTTGIPRKRLQAHRDRRRPHTHKQNAKKGAESPPPLNPFAAWLGFAMVVALVVLVMGNAVLYTRLSHLEHLARLQHLNQGQPSQRSPGATEAWAEDILRRQEQLQYHQEHIWKTQIEHVSLKLQEVQESLELLLSMVPEHQQSLRDILRDSCLQPEVYLQEKSSQVERVEIESSLKS; the protein is encoded by the exons ATGAGAGTGGATGAG GGAACAAGGGAGGACGTAGAGACGGTCAAGTCCTACAAGGTGATGACCAACGGGGAAGCCAACTCCCAGCCACAAGCTCCTTGTACTTCTACCAATGGTCACTCTGCTTCGTTCTGGAACGGCCAAGACAGGATCCACGAGCCTACAGAAACCTACGACGCCAATCAGAATAATG CCAGGTCGTGCCCACTGGTTGAGCAACACCAGGGAAAGGCGGTTCTCAGAACGCTTATTCAACTCCCCGTCGATGCGGTCTTCAACTTGCTCTTCCTCCACAACGAGTTTATGGCCGAGGTCCTCGCCGCCAGGAATGTGTCTG ACATCGTGGTGACGCCGTGGGAGGCGGCGGATGCTGGCAAGAGAGTCCGAGAGATGAGCTACACCATGTTCCTCTCCATCTCTAACTTGGCCTCCAAGGCCGCCAGTGTCACTGAAAAACAG GTTGTGCAGGAGAGCCTGGCAGGAGAAACGTACGTGGTGGAGACAGAGGCGACCAACACAGGCATTCCCTATGCCGATGCCTTCACTGTGTGTAACCACTACTGCCTCTCACGGAGCTCCGCCGACTCCACCATTCTTACCGTCTGGTCCCTCGTCAAGTACAAGAAGAACGTCTGGAACTTTGTCAAGG GAATGCTGGAGAAAAACGCGTACAACGGGATAGATGCGCTGATGCTGGAGCTGCAAGCCAGACTGACTGTAGAGGCTGAGAAGGTGGCCAACACAACAGGTATACCCCGTAAACGACTCCAAGCACACCGCGACAGGCGTCGACCCCATACCCACAAGCAAAACGCTAAAAAGG GAGCAGAATCTCCTCCACCGCTAAATCCATTTGCTGCGTGGTTGGGGTTTGCGATGGTGGTAGCGTTGGTCGTGCTGGTGATGGGCAACGCTGTTCTCTATACCAGACTCTCTCACCTGGAGCACCTGGCCCGCCTCCAGCATCTTAACCAAGGCCAACCCTCACAAAG GTCCCCAGGGGCGACGGAGGCGTGGGCTGAGGACATCCTACGGCGCCAAGAGCAGCTCCAGTACCATCAGGAACACATCTGGAAGACACAGATAGAACACGTTTCTCTCAAGCTGCAGGAG GTGCAAGAATCTCTTGAATTGCTGCTGTCGATGGTCCCAGAACACCAGCAGAGCCTTAGAGACATCCTTCGTGACTCGTGCTTACAGCCTGAAGTCTACCTTCAGGAAAAGAGCAGCCAAGTTGAACGGGTGGAGATAGAGAGCAGCCTGAAGTCGTAA
- the LOC123755328 gene encoding protein Aster-C isoform X2, with translation MTNGEANSQPQAPCTSTNGHSASFWNGQDRIHEPTETYDANQNNARSCPLVEQHQGKAVLRTLIQLPVDAVFNLLFLHNEFMAEVLAARNVSDIVVTPWEAADAGKRVREMSYTMFLSISNLASKAASVTEKQVVQESLAGETYVVETEATNTGIPYADAFTVCNHYCLSRSSADSTILTVWSLVKYKKNVWNFVKGMLEKNAYNGIDALMLELQARLTVEAEKVANTTGIPRKRLQAHRDRRRPHTHKQNAKKGAESPPPLNPFAAWLGFAMVVALVVLVMGNAVLYTRLSHLEHLARLQHLNQGQPSQRSPGATEAWAEDILRRQEQLQYHQEHIWKTQIEHVSLKLQEVQESLELLLSMVPEHQQSLRDILRDSCLQPEVYLQEKSSQVERVEIESSLKS, from the exons ATGACCAACGGGGAAGCCAACTCCCAGCCACAAGCTCCTTGTACTTCTACCAATGGTCACTCTGCTTCGTTCTGGAACGGCCAAGACAGGATCCACGAGCCTACAGAAACCTACGACGCCAATCAGAATAATG CCAGGTCGTGCCCACTGGTTGAGCAACACCAGGGAAAGGCGGTTCTCAGAACGCTTATTCAACTCCCCGTCGATGCGGTCTTCAACTTGCTCTTCCTCCACAACGAGTTTATGGCCGAGGTCCTCGCCGCCAGGAATGTGTCTG ACATCGTGGTGACGCCGTGGGAGGCGGCGGATGCTGGCAAGAGAGTCCGAGAGATGAGCTACACCATGTTCCTCTCCATCTCTAACTTGGCCTCCAAGGCCGCCAGTGTCACTGAAAAACAG GTTGTGCAGGAGAGCCTGGCAGGAGAAACGTACGTGGTGGAGACAGAGGCGACCAACACAGGCATTCCCTATGCCGATGCCTTCACTGTGTGTAACCACTACTGCCTCTCACGGAGCTCCGCCGACTCCACCATTCTTACCGTCTGGTCCCTCGTCAAGTACAAGAAGAACGTCTGGAACTTTGTCAAGG GAATGCTGGAGAAAAACGCGTACAACGGGATAGATGCGCTGATGCTGGAGCTGCAAGCCAGACTGACTGTAGAGGCTGAGAAGGTGGCCAACACAACAGGTATACCCCGTAAACGACTCCAAGCACACCGCGACAGGCGTCGACCCCATACCCACAAGCAAAACGCTAAAAAGG GAGCAGAATCTCCTCCACCGCTAAATCCATTTGCTGCGTGGTTGGGGTTTGCGATGGTGGTAGCGTTGGTCGTGCTGGTGATGGGCAACGCTGTTCTCTATACCAGACTCTCTCACCTGGAGCACCTGGCCCGCCTCCAGCATCTTAACCAAGGCCAACCCTCACAAAG GTCCCCAGGGGCGACGGAGGCGTGGGCTGAGGACATCCTACGGCGCCAAGAGCAGCTCCAGTACCATCAGGAACACATCTGGAAGACACAGATAGAACACGTTTCTCTCAAGCTGCAGGAG GTGCAAGAATCTCTTGAATTGCTGCTGTCGATGGTCCCAGAACACCAGCAGAGCCTTAGAGACATCCTTCGTGACTCGTGCTTACAGCCTGAAGTCTACCTTCAGGAAAAGAGCAGCCAAGTTGAACGGGTGGAGATAGAGAGCAGCCTGAAGTCGTAA